A stretch of the Rhizobium sullae genome encodes the following:
- the tssF gene encoding type VI secretion system baseplate subunit TssF, with protein sequence MDRVFLEYYEEELTHIRALAAEFADMHPSIARNLSLDTVPCPDPFVERLLDGVAYLAARTRQKVDAESSRFARSVLENFYPDLVSPTPATAMALLKPGQQVQTMLAGHLVKRGTRLVSSVRPGISTRCIYTTAQDVMLWPLAITSVTYIQDRSALAAAGIAPVDGLSGSAALSITFNRTGKGKLSDLSLDRLDLYFGDKSKASLLFDTLFGACAATGARPEGRDNALSALPEPEMIGISDDEALMPRTRETFEGYRLLREYFIAPERFHYVRVKGLQPVVRRCAAGLELLFLLRRPIPELANIAAKDFELFATPIINLFERGCNVIELDVRRTRQVLHADRTRPRDFEIYRAIRVEDADAERPDAEVPALFSLGQNRGNGWVYFTERRPRRPSEDELRQGQTRTSYPGDDVFITLSRPAQSKADRPPKRIEVTALCTNRDLPILDDTPSLTLESGDPVETIQLLGAVRPPWPSIPATLPAGAVEGSRADELAWRLIAQLSLNFLSLAEEGRGVDPLHALLELYANRGDPSLSRHVRAVARVEARPLIERLAIAGPMCFARGTEVTLHIDQSVLAGHSTLLLSALLARLFARYAAINAFVRTRTRIIQKQEDVLWPIAPGNRFLI encoded by the coding sequence ATGGACCGGGTCTTCCTGGAGTATTACGAGGAAGAACTCACCCACATCCGTGCGCTTGCCGCCGAGTTTGCAGATATGCATCCCTCGATCGCACGCAACCTTTCTCTTGATACAGTCCCGTGTCCCGACCCCTTCGTCGAACGCCTGCTGGATGGAGTGGCTTATCTCGCCGCGCGCACCCGACAGAAGGTGGATGCAGAAAGCTCCCGTTTCGCACGAAGCGTGCTTGAAAATTTCTATCCGGATCTCGTTTCGCCGACGCCCGCAACCGCCATGGCTTTGCTGAAGCCGGGCCAGCAGGTTCAAACGATGCTCGCAGGACACCTTGTGAAGCGCGGGACCCGGCTGGTTTCGAGCGTCCGTCCGGGCATTTCCACCCGGTGTATCTATACCACGGCGCAGGATGTGATGCTTTGGCCGCTCGCGATCACCTCGGTCACCTACATCCAGGATCGAAGTGCACTCGCAGCAGCGGGGATTGCTCCGGTTGACGGGTTAAGCGGTTCGGCGGCATTGAGCATCACCTTCAATCGAACTGGCAAAGGCAAGCTCAGCGACTTGTCGCTCGACCGCCTGGATCTGTATTTTGGCGACAAGAGCAAGGCGTCGCTGCTCTTTGATACGCTCTTTGGCGCTTGCGCTGCGACCGGCGCCCGCCCGGAAGGACGCGATAACGCCCTGAGCGCACTTCCGGAGCCGGAGATGATCGGGATCTCGGACGACGAAGCGCTTATGCCGCGCACGCGCGAAACATTCGAAGGCTACAGGCTTTTACGGGAATACTTCATTGCGCCGGAAAGATTTCACTATGTGCGCGTCAAAGGGCTGCAGCCGGTCGTTCGGCGTTGCGCGGCTGGTCTGGAACTGCTCTTTCTGTTGCGGCGTCCCATCCCCGAGCTTGCGAATATCGCAGCGAAAGATTTCGAACTCTTCGCAACGCCAATCATCAATCTGTTCGAGCGCGGCTGCAACGTCATCGAACTCGATGTGCGGCGCACTCGGCAAGTGCTTCACGCCGATCGCACCCGTCCACGAGATTTTGAGATCTATCGCGCAATCCGCGTCGAAGATGCCGATGCCGAGCGCCCCGACGCCGAGGTGCCGGCTCTGTTCAGCCTAGGCCAGAATCGTGGAAACGGCTGGGTCTATTTTACCGAACGCCGCCCGCGGCGCCCGAGCGAAGACGAGCTTCGCCAGGGGCAAACGCGGACCTCCTATCCAGGTGACGATGTCTTCATCACGCTTTCGCGCCCGGCTCAGTCGAAAGCTGACCGGCCACCGAAGCGGATCGAGGTGACGGCGCTCTGCACGAATCGCGATCTACCGATATTGGACGACACGCCGTCCCTCACGCTCGAGAGCGGCGATCCCGTCGAGACTATCCAGCTCCTTGGCGCCGTGCGGCCGCCGTGGCCCTCGATTCCAGCGACGCTTCCGGCCGGAGCAGTGGAAGGCTCCAGAGCCGATGAACTCGCCTGGCGGCTCATCGCGCAACTCTCGCTGAATTTCCTCAGCCTGGCGGAGGAGGGCCGCGGGGTGGATCCGCTTCACGCTCTACTTGAGCTTTACGCGAACCGCGGGGATCCAAGCCTAAGCCGGCATGTGCGCGCCGTCGCCCGCGTCGAGGCTCGACCCTTGATCGAGCGCTTGGCAATTGCCGGGCCAATGTGTTTCGCGCGAGGCACCGAGGTTACGCTTCATATCGACCAATCCGTGCTTGCCGGGCACAGCACGTTGTTGCTCTCGGCGCTGCTGGCAAGGCTTTTTGCTCGCTATGCGGCAATCAACGCATTCGTGCGAACCCGCACGCGGATCATACAAAAGCAGGAGGATGTGCTATGGCCTATAGCGCCGGGCAATCGCTTCCTGATCTGA